The Candidatus Acidiferrales bacterium genome window below encodes:
- a CDS encoding Fe-S-containing protein, translating into MIPALLLALREGVEAALVVGIVLVYLNRIGRRELTRYVWTGVVAAVACSVVAAVMLQHWQISEDGFEGLLMLLAAVFVVTMIIWMNRIARRLRKEIEQRVDSFTQKSELAAGLGIGLFVFLMVLREGAELVVILRAVELSVAGVQVWIGAGLGIALAVAVGLFFFEGTLKIPLGRFFAATSAILMVVAFQLVLTGLHELSEGRWIPSSKQEMATVGPIVRNEYFFFVVILGVAAVVVLREWFALRGAAVEQAANSAEKRLRQYEHRRRRIWSLAAAFVCVVVILSLTAEFVYTRASAAPPEAEKLLAANSAVRISLADMSGVSVRFFSVDVQGVSFRFIVVRKPNGDYVAALDACQICGAIGYRQQGSMLICRNCGAPINASEIGQPGGCNPIAFKSLIEGANIVVNLSAISEAASEIGK; encoded by the coding sequence ATGATTCCTGCTCTTTTACTTGCGCTTCGCGAAGGTGTCGAAGCCGCTCTCGTCGTCGGCATCGTCCTAGTCTACCTCAATCGTATCGGTCGTCGCGAGCTGACTCGTTATGTTTGGACCGGCGTCGTTGCTGCCGTCGCTTGCAGCGTCGTCGCTGCCGTTATGCTTCAGCACTGGCAGATCAGCGAAGATGGTTTCGAAGGCCTCTTGATGCTTCTCGCTGCCGTTTTTGTCGTGACGATGATCATTTGGATGAACCGCATCGCCCGCCGCTTGCGCAAGGAAATCGAACAACGCGTTGATTCCTTCACGCAAAAAAGTGAGCTGGCCGCGGGCCTCGGGATCGGCCTTTTCGTTTTTTTGATGGTTCTTCGCGAGGGCGCCGAGCTGGTCGTCATTCTTCGCGCCGTGGAGCTTTCCGTCGCAGGAGTCCAGGTTTGGATCGGCGCAGGGTTGGGCATCGCTCTGGCCGTGGCCGTCGGTCTTTTCTTCTTCGAGGGAACATTGAAGATTCCCCTGGGGCGATTTTTCGCCGCCACCAGCGCCATCCTAATGGTCGTCGCTTTTCAGCTCGTCCTGACTGGCCTTCACGAGCTGAGCGAGGGAAGATGGATTCCTTCCAGCAAGCAGGAAATGGCCACCGTCGGCCCGATTGTCCGCAACGAATATTTCTTCTTCGTTGTCATCCTAGGTGTCGCCGCAGTCGTGGTCTTGCGCGAATGGTTTGCGCTTCGCGGCGCCGCTGTGGAGCAGGCCGCTAATTCAGCCGAAAAACGCTTGCGCCAGTATGAGCATCGCCGCCGGCGAATTTGGAGCCTGGCCGCCGCATTTGTTTGCGTTGTTGTAATTCTCTCGCTTACCGCGGAATTCGTTTATACGCGCGCATCTGCCGCGCCGCCGGAAGCGGAAAAGCTGCTTGCCGCGAACAGCGCCGTTCGCATTTCGCTTGCGGACATGAGTGGCGTCAGCGTACGTTTTTTTTCCGTCGATGTGCAAGGCGTTTCGTTCCGTTTCATCGTCGTCCGCAAGCCTAACGGAGATTACGTCGCTGCTCTCGATGCCTGCCAGATTTGTGGCGCGATCGGTTATCGCCAGCAGGGATCAATGTTGATTTGCCGCAATTGCGGTGCGCCCATTAACGCGTCGGAAATCGGCCAGCCCGGCGGCTGCAATCCGATTGCCTTCAAATCTCTGATCGAGGGCGCAAACATCGTCGTGAATCTCTCCGCCATCTCGGAAGCTGCCTCCGAGATAGGCAAATAG
- a CDS encoding dienelactone hydrolase family protein, whose product MTKASKRTLAVAAAIAIWMGLPARSRAQSSTQVQYQSGNTTVTAYLALPRSQGEHPAIIVIHEWWGLNDWVRQQAGKFADQGYIALAVDLYRGQIATDPETAHELSRGMPQDRAVADLKAAFDYLVSRHDVEADKIGVVGWCMGGGYAILLAENEPKLAACAVNYGALPTDPTNIARIKAPVLGNFGAEDHGIPQSAVNAFVAEMKAQGKSVDVKIYDGAGHAFENPDDVAGYRPEAAKDAWSRMLAFFNSMLEQ is encoded by the coding sequence ATGACGAAAGCAAGCAAGCGGACGCTCGCGGTCGCAGCAGCAATTGCCATTTGGATGGGTTTGCCAGCGAGGAGCAGAGCACAATCTTCGACGCAAGTGCAATACCAAAGCGGAAATACGACAGTGACCGCCTACCTGGCGCTCCCCCGTTCGCAGGGAGAGCATCCAGCAATCATCGTGATTCACGAATGGTGGGGATTGAATGATTGGGTGCGGCAGCAAGCAGGCAAGTTCGCAGACCAGGGATATATAGCTCTGGCTGTGGACCTTTACCGAGGCCAAATAGCAACGGATCCGGAGACGGCGCATGAATTGTCGCGCGGCATGCCGCAAGATCGCGCCGTTGCTGATTTGAAAGCTGCCTTCGATTACTTAGTCTCGCGGCACGACGTGGAGGCGGACAAAATTGGCGTGGTAGGGTGGTGCATGGGGGGCGGGTATGCGATTCTGCTTGCGGAGAATGAGCCCAAACTTGCGGCGTGCGCGGTGAATTACGGAGCGCTGCCGACTGACCCCACGAACATCGCGAGGATCAAGGCGCCGGTGCTCGGAAACTTTGGCGCGGAAGACCACGGAATTCCGCAGTCCGCCGTAAATGCCTTCGTGGCAGAGATGAAGGCGCAAGGGAAGTCTGTGGACGTGAAGATTTACGATGGCGCGGGACATGCGTTTGAGAACCCGGATGATGTGGCCGGATACCGTCCTGAGGCGGCAAAGGATGCGTGGAGCCGCATGCTAGCATTTTTCAATTCTATGCTGGAGCAATAA
- a CDS encoding FG-GAP-like repeat-containing protein yields the protein MHVKAPIGLVICALLGAALAEGQSSVNTVPAQVSKQESAQTGSDKQTSGTTAQKAHSQVQNPKLAREAFQRGLKTEKAKDWDSAFAAYTEATRQDPANQEYLLRREIARSRLVGEAVDRAERDALMGNLAEARKELRMALILDPSDTMVRERLTQLSPSSANSLRQLMIEPAGVVRLAPFRGVLNFDYRGDTQGAYEEVAQRFGVDASFDGGLRQIQVHLQLNNVDFYTAMRALGDMTGTFWRPLTQRLFFVAEDTPAKRREYDLSVVRTVQLPDDETPNDMTEVLRVLREIAGITRAQLNLASHTITMHASPQATSVAAQLLDQLEQAHGQLVIEMEILEVDRTTATQFGVTPPTTAQAFALTPQEIQEAQAGGSSLISAIEQVFGSSSALGALSTGQISSLVGSGAVGLGSLIPPLVAFGGGKTTFLATLPGAAAAFSDTLSTVKSGQRIVLRAEDDQPVSFFVGDRVPITLAQYSSSVVPSGLVPGVSSNMFPESTIATGNDPVAVVTADFNGDGNLDMAVANFKDNTVSIYLGNGDGTFSSNGTLATGNGPITLATADFNGDGFVDLAVLNETDNTVSIFLGNGDGTFALKGTYATGANPVAMVTGDFNNDGHTDLAVANQNDSTVSILLGNGDGTFQPQSTFATGKTPSAITTADFSNNGNLDLAVTNQAANTLSTFMGNGNGTFTANGILTTGNAPVAVVSGEFDLNNNTNIDLVVLNQTDNTISVYLGAGDGTFTLTTTFGLNDASSSGNKPVAITTGDFNVDGLTDLAVTDEDANTVGVFIGNGDGTFQLPLLFATGTSPVGLTAGTFEGTAHAPGLAIADSGANTLTIILDNATFGSTGPGAAPIPYPNSQYQDIGLKVKATPHMHAGGEVTLDMQFESTSLTGTTVNQIPIIGNESVSQTITAKDGQTTALAGIIESSVMRAISGTPGAELLGPLGLSASAQNDQNQSTELLILVTPRLIQPPPRMGKPIFAGREPVEGGSAPVPAQPQ from the coding sequence TTGCACGTAAAGGCTCCCATAGGACTCGTCATTTGCGCTCTGCTGGGCGCCGCGCTGGCGGAAGGGCAATCGTCCGTGAACACGGTTCCTGCTCAAGTCTCAAAGCAAGAATCGGCACAAACGGGATCGGATAAACAAACATCCGGAACGACGGCGCAAAAAGCGCATAGCCAAGTGCAAAATCCGAAACTTGCACGAGAGGCCTTTCAGCGCGGCCTGAAAACAGAAAAGGCCAAAGACTGGGACAGCGCGTTCGCGGCATATACGGAAGCCACCAGACAGGATCCGGCGAACCAAGAGTATCTGCTGCGGCGCGAAATCGCACGGAGCCGGTTGGTTGGCGAGGCAGTGGATCGGGCCGAACGTGACGCCCTAATGGGCAATTTGGCCGAAGCGCGAAAAGAGCTGCGAATGGCGCTCATTCTGGACCCCAGCGACACAATGGTGCGGGAGCGGCTGACGCAACTTTCTCCATCATCCGCGAATTCGCTGCGCCAACTGATGATCGAACCAGCCGGCGTTGTGAGGCTCGCGCCGTTCCGTGGCGTGTTAAATTTTGATTATCGCGGCGATACGCAGGGCGCCTACGAAGAAGTTGCACAAAGGTTCGGAGTGGATGCATCGTTCGATGGGGGACTGCGCCAGATACAAGTGCACCTTCAGCTGAACAATGTGGACTTTTACACCGCTATGCGCGCGCTCGGCGACATGACCGGAACGTTCTGGCGGCCGCTGACACAGCGACTTTTTTTCGTGGCCGAGGACACTCCTGCCAAACGGCGGGAGTACGACCTTTCCGTTGTGCGCACCGTGCAACTGCCCGATGACGAGACTCCGAACGATATGACGGAAGTCCTGCGCGTGTTGCGTGAAATCGCTGGGATCACACGAGCGCAGCTGAATCTTGCCTCACATACGATCACGATGCACGCGTCGCCACAGGCCACGTCCGTGGCGGCGCAATTGCTCGATCAATTGGAGCAAGCCCACGGTCAGCTGGTGATCGAAATGGAGATACTCGAAGTCGATCGCACAACGGCGACACAATTCGGAGTGACACCGCCGACGACGGCACAGGCCTTCGCGCTGACACCGCAGGAAATTCAAGAGGCCCAGGCTGGAGGCTCGTCGCTGATCAGCGCGATCGAGCAGGTTTTCGGTTCGTCGAGCGCGCTCGGAGCCCTGAGCACAGGGCAGATTTCCTCGCTGGTGGGGTCGGGAGCTGTTGGGCTTGGTTCGCTCATACCACCGCTGGTGGCATTCGGCGGTGGCAAGACGACATTTCTGGCTACCTTACCGGGCGCTGCGGCAGCGTTCTCCGACACACTGAGCACAGTGAAGAGCGGCCAGAGGATTGTGTTGCGTGCAGAGGACGACCAGCCGGTATCGTTCTTCGTGGGAGACCGCGTGCCAATTACGCTGGCACAATATTCCTCAAGTGTGGTCCCTTCGGGGCTGGTTCCTGGCGTGTCGTCGAATATGTTTCCGGAGTCGACAATCGCCACGGGGAACGATCCGGTTGCCGTGGTAACCGCGGATTTCAACGGAGACGGAAATCTGGATATGGCCGTCGCGAATTTCAAGGACAACACGGTTTCCATCTACCTGGGTAATGGCGACGGAACATTCAGTTCGAATGGGACGCTTGCGACAGGCAACGGGCCAATCACGCTTGCCACAGCTGATTTCAACGGCGACGGTTTCGTGGATCTGGCGGTCCTCAACGAGACGGATAACACTGTCTCGATTTTTCTGGGAAATGGAGACGGAACGTTTGCGCTGAAAGGAACTTATGCGACAGGTGCAAATCCGGTGGCGATGGTCACCGGAGATTTCAATAACGATGGGCATACGGACCTAGCCGTCGCAAATCAAAACGACAGCACAGTGTCGATTCTGCTTGGAAATGGAGATGGAACATTTCAGCCGCAAAGCACTTTCGCGACCGGGAAAACACCCTCAGCGATTACGACGGCAGATTTCAGCAATAATGGCAATTTGGATCTCGCGGTGACCAATCAGGCGGCCAACACGCTCTCGACCTTCATGGGCAATGGAAACGGAACGTTTACTGCCAACGGGATCCTAACCACAGGCAACGCGCCCGTGGCGGTTGTATCCGGAGAATTTGATCTGAACAACAACACAAATATCGACCTGGTCGTGTTGAATCAAACGGACAACACGATATCGGTCTACCTTGGAGCGGGAGACGGGACATTCACGCTGACCACGACCTTCGGACTGAATGATGCATCTTCTTCGGGCAACAAACCAGTAGCGATCACCACGGGCGATTTTAATGTCGATGGCCTGACGGACTTGGCGGTGACGGATGAAGATGCCAACACGGTTGGTGTCTTCATCGGCAATGGCGACGGGACGTTTCAGCTACCGCTGCTTTTTGCGACAGGAACATCGCCGGTTGGCTTGACGGCTGGCACGTTCGAGGGCACAGCGCACGCACCGGGCCTGGCGATTGCGGATTCGGGCGCAAACACGTTGACGATTATCCTAGACAACGCGACCTTTGGCTCGACGGGACCCGGCGCCGCGCCGATACCCTACCCAAACTCGCAATACCAGGATATCGGATTGAAAGTGAAGGCGACTCCGCACATGCACGCAGGAGGCGAGGTGACGCTCGATATGCAATTCGAGTCGACGAGTCTGACTGGCACAACAGTGAATCAGATTCCAATCATCGGCAATGAATCCGTTAGCCAGACAATTACTGCAAAGGATGGCCAGACGACTGCGCTGGCAGGGATTATCGAATCCAGTGTGATGCGAGCGATCAGCGGGACACCGGGGGCGGAGTTGCTGGGACCGCTTGGACTGTCCGCGAGCGCGCAAAACGATCAAAATCAAAGCACCGAGTTGCTGATCCTGGTGACGCCGAGGCTTATCCAGCCCCCACCCAGGATGGGCAAGCCAATTTTTGCAGGACGCGAACCAGTCGAAGGCGGATCTGCGCCCGTGCCCGCGCAGCCACAATAA
- the truB gene encoding tRNA pseudouridine(55) synthase TruB, giving the protein MPRTVKPPHLDGALVIDKPRGKTSHDVVEAVRHLVGFRQIGHLGTLDPLATGVLVLLLGRATRLAQFYAGRRKRYNCGVRFGFATDTYDSDGESQGPDLAPRLDAQEVERLAAGFVGHIQQTPPAFSAKKIRGHAAHELARKKKLVELKPVEVDVYEFRLTGIEGSLARFTVECGSGTYIRALAHDLGKLQGSGAHLAEIVRTAVGEFTLDQAISLEELAETARTGRLAERVIRLEGLLPDLPCATVLPIVERRIRNGAKFNVPISQIRPGHATLAQGAPAELDSGDWKPSRLRVLNAQGQLIAIAQAVVPQTYQPVVVLEVAR; this is encoded by the coding sequence ATGCCCCGAACCGTAAAACCACCGCACCTCGACGGCGCGCTTGTCATTGACAAGCCGCGCGGCAAGACGTCGCATGACGTTGTCGAAGCCGTCCGCCATCTCGTCGGATTTCGTCAGATCGGCCATCTGGGCACGCTCGATCCCTTGGCTACTGGTGTTTTGGTGCTGCTCCTTGGCCGGGCGACCCGTCTCGCTCAGTTTTATGCAGGCCGGCGCAAGCGCTACAACTGCGGGGTGCGTTTTGGCTTTGCGACGGACACCTACGACTCTGACGGCGAGTCACAAGGTCCCGATCTCGCTCCTCGACTCGATGCGCAAGAAGTCGAACGCCTCGCTGCCGGCTTTGTTGGCCACATTCAACAGACCCCTCCCGCGTTTTCCGCCAAGAAAATTCGGGGCCATGCGGCGCATGAATTGGCGCGCAAGAAAAAGCTTGTGGAATTGAAACCTGTTGAAGTCGACGTCTACGAATTTCGTTTGACTGGTATTGAAGGTTCGCTGGCACGGTTTACGGTCGAATGCGGCTCAGGAACTTATATCCGCGCTCTCGCTCACGATCTTGGCAAACTTCAGGGTTCTGGCGCGCATCTCGCGGAAATCGTTCGCACGGCCGTCGGTGAATTTACTTTGGATCAGGCCATCTCGCTCGAAGAGTTGGCGGAAACCGCCCGCACGGGCCGTCTTGCCGAACGCGTGATCCGTCTCGAAGGTTTGCTGCCCGATCTTCCGTGCGCCACGGTTTTGCCGATCGTCGAGCGGCGCATCCGCAACGGCGCTAAATTCAATGTCCCAATCTCGCAAATTCGACCGGGGCACGCGACCCTGGCGCAGGGCGCTCCCGCTGAGCTCGATTCGGGTGACTGGAAGCCGTCGCGACTTCGCGTCCTCAATGCGCAGGGACAGCTCATTGCAATTGCGCAAGCCGTTGTTCCACAAACCTACCAACCTGTCGTCGTCCTCGAAGTCGCGCGATAA
- the rbfA gene encoding 30S ribosome-binding factor RbfA, with product MTIAGHRPERIAEEIRHEVTLMLAGELKDPRLSAAINVTEVRISPDLRTVRVYVEVLGSDSEREATLKGLAGASGFIRHELVERLQLRRAPEIFFIPDRSEEYGHRIEDLLKKTKEHGEA from the coding sequence ATGACCATCGCAGGGCATCGCCCGGAACGCATCGCGGAAGAGATTCGGCATGAAGTCACTCTCATGCTGGCTGGCGAACTGAAAGATCCGCGGCTCTCTGCAGCCATCAATGTGACCGAAGTCCGTATTTCGCCGGATTTGCGTACCGTGCGCGTGTACGTCGAGGTTCTTGGCTCCGATTCTGAGCGTGAAGCAACACTGAAGGGGCTCGCTGGCGCCTCCGGCTTCATTCGTCATGAGTTGGTCGAACGCCTTCAGCTACGCCGCGCGCCGGAGATTTTTTTCATTCCAGATCGCTCTGAGGAATACGGCCATCGCATTGAAGATCTTTTGAAGAAAACAAAAGAGCACGGCGAAGCGTAG
- a CDS encoding DUF503 domain-containing protein, which translates to MPVGLVTLEIHIPDARSLKDKRQVLRSLKDRLRAHFNVAVAELDHQDLWQRALVGVVSISADDSHLAESMQAALEESERILGRNLISHEIEYF; encoded by the coding sequence ATGCCAGTCGGCCTCGTTACTCTGGAAATTCATATTCCGGACGCACGCTCCCTCAAGGACAAACGGCAGGTGCTGCGTAGCTTGAAAGACCGGTTGCGCGCGCATTTCAACGTCGCAGTCGCCGAATTGGATCATCAGGATTTGTGGCAGCGCGCGCTCGTCGGAGTCGTAAGCATTTCGGCCGACGACAGCCATCTGGCTGAATCCATGCAGGCTGCGCTCGAGGAATCCGAGCGCATTCTCGGGCGCAATTTGATTTCGCACGAAATCGAATATTTTTAG
- the infB gene encoding translation initiation factor IF-2: MSESGQIRINELARELEIKAKVLIEHLPQLGVTEKKTHSSSLEHDQAERVRKHFRDLAAAEAAAEAEKTARAAAAKAKPAARPAAPLAPTVHAPTAASRPAVAGPPAGVAGAPGVKPPARPGAAPAPPVRPSAPSGATTAPSGTPAHPAAPIAARPAVAQAPASAAASSVPSAPKTAAPTPPQKAPLVTRPAAAALGSSPVRQGGMPVRPGGAPSQAQRPGVAPRPGGAPIGQRMGAPAGARPAAQGAPRPGGAPMRPGQRPGGRPVQPLGRPSPASAVGAPKAEPGKPIYARKPSPRAKPTIEKRFAEGERKLHPVRARAGAAAGRGVAHAEPAIAPVVREPRPVTITEGITVRELSEKLDVRAKELLKTLLDRGVFASINQALDVNTATSLAEAFNGIVQVVSFEEQMAKEEVGPEVDKSEKLVPRAPVVTVMGHVDHGKTSLLDAIRSTDVAAGEFGGITQHIGASHVEINGRRIVFIDTPGHEAFTRMRARGAKVTDIVVLVVAADDGVMPQTEEAIDHARAAKVPIVVAINKIDIPDAQPERVKRQLSDRGLMPEEWGGDTVMVEVSAKTHKNVERLLEMILLVGDLRELKANPAASASGTVLESRVDKGRGPVATVLVQNGTLHVGDVFICGAVYGKVRALFDDRGNPVKNAGPSSPVEVLGLQSVPAAGDQFQVADEAKARHIVEYRQSKAREASLAKSSTSRLTLDQLHEQLLAGEVKDLPIVIKADVQGSVEVLSEMLPKLSTDQVKLKIIHASVGAVSETDVLLASASNAIIIAFNVRPERKASDLAQQENVEIRLHTIIYEVVDEIKKAMAGLLAPVIKEQYLGRAEVRDTFRVKGVGVIAGCSVQDGIIKRDASVRVLRDNVVIYTGRVSSLRRFKDDVNEVRAGFECGIGISNFADVKIGDILECFAMEKQTPAGASG, encoded by the coding sequence ATGTCTGAATCGGGCCAAATTCGCATTAACGAGCTCGCCAGGGAACTCGAAATCAAGGCTAAGGTCTTGATCGAGCATCTGCCCCAACTTGGCGTCACGGAAAAAAAGACGCACTCCAGTTCACTTGAGCATGATCAGGCCGAACGCGTGCGCAAACATTTCCGCGACCTTGCTGCCGCGGAAGCAGCCGCAGAAGCGGAGAAAACGGCAAGAGCCGCCGCAGCAAAGGCCAAGCCCGCGGCTCGTCCAGCCGCACCTCTTGCACCAACTGTTCATGCACCAACAGCGGCATCTCGTCCTGCCGTGGCAGGGCCTCCGGCGGGAGTTGCCGGTGCACCGGGAGTGAAGCCTCCAGCGCGTCCGGGCGCTGCCCCGGCTCCGCCAGTTCGACCGAGCGCTCCGTCCGGTGCCACGACTGCACCATCTGGCACCCCTGCGCATCCCGCGGCACCTATCGCAGCGCGACCTGCGGTTGCGCAGGCACCTGCGTCTGCAGCGGCTTCATCCGTGCCTTCTGCGCCCAAAACGGCTGCACCTACGCCTCCCCAGAAGGCTCCTCTTGTAACTCGGCCCGCAGCAGCGGCCCTGGGAAGTTCACCTGTGCGTCAGGGTGGGATGCCCGTGCGCCCTGGTGGCGCCCCTTCCCAAGCGCAGCGGCCGGGAGTCGCCCCGCGGCCTGGTGGCGCGCCAATCGGTCAGAGAATGGGTGCTCCGGCAGGAGCGCGTCCTGCCGCTCAAGGTGCCCCGCGCCCCGGTGGTGCCCCGATGCGTCCCGGGCAGCGCCCTGGCGGGCGTCCCGTACAGCCTTTGGGACGGCCGAGTCCGGCCTCCGCGGTAGGCGCTCCTAAAGCTGAACCAGGCAAACCGATCTATGCCCGCAAGCCTTCCCCGCGCGCCAAGCCGACCATCGAAAAGCGCTTCGCCGAAGGCGAACGCAAGCTGCATCCCGTGCGTGCGCGCGCTGGAGCTGCGGCTGGCCGTGGCGTTGCGCATGCCGAACCCGCCATCGCACCGGTGGTTCGCGAGCCGCGTCCGGTCACGATTACAGAAGGAATCACCGTCCGTGAACTTTCTGAGAAGCTCGACGTGCGTGCCAAGGAATTGCTAAAGACACTCCTCGACCGCGGAGTTTTCGCCAGCATCAATCAGGCCCTCGACGTGAATACGGCCACGAGCCTCGCCGAAGCCTTTAATGGCATTGTTCAGGTCGTTTCCTTCGAAGAACAGATGGCGAAGGAGGAAGTCGGCCCCGAGGTCGACAAATCGGAAAAGCTCGTCCCGCGCGCGCCGGTTGTCACTGTCATGGGCCACGTTGATCACGGGAAAACGAGCTTGCTCGACGCCATTCGTTCCACCGACGTTGCCGCCGGTGAGTTCGGCGGCATCACCCAGCACATCGGCGCAAGCCACGTGGAAATCAATGGCCGCCGCATCGTGTTCATCGACACGCCTGGCCACGAGGCCTTTACGCGCATGCGCGCGCGCGGTGCCAAGGTTACCGATATCGTCGTTCTCGTTGTTGCCGCCGATGATGGCGTCATGCCGCAGACGGAAGAGGCCATTGATCATGCGCGCGCGGCGAAAGTGCCCATCGTCGTCGCCATCAACAAGATTGATATCCCCGATGCGCAACCTGAGCGCGTCAAGCGGCAGCTCTCCGATCGCGGCCTGATGCCCGAAGAATGGGGCGGCGACACCGTCATGGTCGAGGTTTCCGCCAAGACGCATAAAAACGTCGAGCGACTGCTGGAAATGATTTTGCTCGTTGGGGATCTGCGTGAACTCAAGGCTAACCCGGCGGCCTCTGCCAGCGGGACAGTTTTGGAATCGCGCGTGGACAAGGGGCGCGGTCCCGTTGCCACCGTTCTTGTGCAGAACGGAACGCTCCACGTCGGCGATGTTTTCATCTGCGGCGCGGTTTATGGCAAAGTCCGCGCTCTCTTTGATGATCGCGGTAATCCGGTGAAAAATGCCGGTCCTTCCTCTCCGGTTGAGGTTCTCGGCCTGCAAAGTGTGCCCGCTGCGGGAGATCAGTTTCAGGTTGCCGACGAAGCCAAGGCGCGCCACATCGTTGAGTATCGCCAGTCGAAGGCCCGCGAAGCCTCCCTTGCGAAGTCGAGCACTTCGCGTCTCACGCTCGATCAGTTGCATGAACAGCTTTTGGCCGGTGAAGTCAAGGATTTACCCATCGTCATCAAGGCCGACGTACAAGGTTCGGTCGAAGTCCTAAGCGAGATGCTGCCTAAACTTTCCACCGATCAGGTGAAGCTGAAAATCATTCACGCCAGCGTCGGCGCGGTTTCTGAAACCGACGTACTGCTTGCCTCTGCGTCGAATGCCATCATCATTGCTTTTAATGTCAGGCCAGAACGCAAGGCATCTGACCTGGCGCAACAGGAAAACGTAGAGATTCGCTTGCACACAATCATTTACGAAGTCGTGGACGAAATTAAGAAGGCCATGGCCGGCTTGCTCGCGCCTGTCATCAAGGAGCAATACCTGGGCCGCGCCGAGGTTCGCGACACGTTCCGCGTGAAGGGCGTCGGGGTGATTGCCGGCTGTTCGGTTCAAGATGGCATCATCAAGCGCGATGCCAGCGTACGCGTCCTGCGCGACAACGTTGTGATTTACACCGGGCGCGTCAGTTCGCTACGGCGATTTAAGGACGACGTCAATGAAGTTCGCGCCGGCTTCGAGTGCGGTATCGGTATTTCGAATTTTGCCGACGTCAAAATTGGCGACATCCTCGAGTGCTTCGCGATGGAGAAGCAGACCCCTGCGGGAGCATCTGGTTAA